One Helicobacter suis HS1 genomic window, AGTCAAGTTAAGCGCGTCTTTAAAAGTTGCTGGGTGTAGGGGTGTTTGGGGTTTTTAAAGATAACATCTACTTGGCCGCTTTCTACTACTTGCCCGCCTTTTACTACAAGAACACGATCGCACATGCTTTCAATGACATCTAAATCATGGCTAATAAAAATATAGCTAAGGCGCATTTTTGCCTGTAACTCTAAAAGCAAATTAAGCACCACCTTTTGTAAACTCTTATCCAAAGCCGATGTGGGCTCGTCCATTAAAACCACTTGTGGGCGGTTGATAATAGCCCGTGCAATGGCTACCCTCTGGCGTTGCCCTCCGCTTAACTCAAAGGGATAACAATCTAAATACTTAGCCTCTAATCCTACCGCTTCTAAACTCTCTATGGCTAAATTTTTATCTAAAGAGTTTGAGCCTTCTAATAAAATATCTTGTACACTCCAGCGGGGGTTTAAAGAGGCATAAGGGTTTTGAAAGACAATTTGTAGAGATTTTCTTAAGGGTCTAAAGGCTTTGGAGTTAAGCAAATGAATAGGCTTATTTAATAAATACATTTCTCCTTGACTTTTAGCAAGTTTTAAAATCCCTAGCGCTAGCGAACTCTTCCCACTACCAGATGCCCCCATGACGCCTAAGGTTTCTTGCGCGTGTAAACTTAAATTAACCCCGCTAATGGCCTGAAAAATGCGATCTTTGCCTAAAAATCTCTTTTTGGTGTAATGCACACTAAAATCTTTAAGGCGCAACACTTCTTGGGTGTTAGGCGGAGTGCTTTTTTTGCTAAGATAGCGCGCGTTTAAAAGTAGCTGTGTGTAGGGGTGTTTGGGGTTTTTAAAGAGTTCTTCTGTTGTGTTGTGCTCACAAATTTTACCCTTTTGCAAGACATAAACAGATTTAGCCACCTGTTTAATCGCCCCTAAATCATGGCTGATAATCAAAATAGCCATTTGGTTTTGCACACTCAAGTACAAGAGTAAATCTAAAATCTGCTTTTGAATCTGCGCGTCTAAAGCGGTGGTGGGTTCATCACAAATTAAAAGCTTAGGGCGATTAATTAGTGCCATAGCCAAAGCC contains:
- a CDS encoding dipeptide ABC transporter ATP-binding protein, giving the protein MPLADSRPLLSIQNLEARIGQDFYLKDINLEVLPGQRVGLVGESGSGKSSLAQLILRLVPFIRATHGKIIFEGVDLLSLKTSILRMIRGAQIGYIAQEPLSALNPLHKVHKQILETLLLHNKLSKSSTHNRLVEVINQVGLSLDLLNRYPYELSGGQNQRVALAMALINRPKLLICDEPTTALDAQIQKQILDLLLYLSVQNQMAILIISHDLGAIKQVAKSVYVLQKGKICEHNTTEELFKNPKHPYTQLLLNARYLSKKSTPPNTQEVLRLKDFSVHYTKKRFLGKDRIFQAISGVNLSLHAQETLGVMGASGSGKSSLALGILKLAKSQGEMYLLNKPIHLLNSKAFRPLRKSLQIVFQNPYASLNPRWSVQDILLEGSNSLDKNLAIESLEAVGLEAKYLDCYPFELSGGQRQRVAIARAIINRPQVVLMDEPTSALDKSLQKVVLNLLLELQAKMRLSYIFISHDLDVIESMCDRVLVVKGGQVVESGQVDVIFKNPKHPYTQQLLKTRLT